A portion of the Halopelagius inordinatus genome contains these proteins:
- a CDS encoding YbaK/EbsC family protein, with product MHQRAETFVGEAADRYGFDVTVTEFPEGTKTAADAADAVGCSVGQIASSLVFDCGGELVVVVTSGANRVSEAKLATHLGVEAGDVSMADPGRIRDVVGWSIGGVPPFCHETDLRVLFDASLADYDTVWAAAGTPTSMFPIDPAKLRRLSDATSADVVE from the coding sequence ATGCACCAGAGAGCGGAGACGTTCGTCGGCGAGGCGGCGGACAGATACGGCTTCGACGTGACGGTAACGGAGTTCCCCGAGGGGACGAAAACCGCGGCGGACGCCGCCGACGCCGTGGGTTGTTCCGTCGGGCAGATAGCGAGTAGTCTCGTCTTCGACTGCGGCGGCGAACTCGTCGTCGTCGTCACGAGTGGCGCGAACCGGGTGAGTGAGGCGAAACTCGCGACTCACCTCGGAGTCGAGGCGGGAGACGTGTCGATGGCGGACCCCGGGCGGATACGCGACGTCGTCGGGTGGTCCATCGGCGGCGTCCCCCCGTTCTGTCACGAGACCGACCTCCGCGTCCTCTTCGACGCCTCGTTGGCCGACTACGACACCGTCTGGGCGGCCGCGGGGACCCCGACGTCGATGTTTCCCATCGACCCGGCGAAACTGCGCCGACTCTCCGACGCGACGTCCGCCGACGTGGTCGAGTAG
- a CDS encoding ZIP family metal transporter, which yields MVDIGSFAFVFVAGLVTAFATGLGAVPFFFVRHIGDRWNVVLWGVASGIMLSASVFGLVLEALGEYVQVSLAGVSADPIPGRTLVLLSIGLVAGAVLVFVANHVIEVTEVHPKRYEQADFKKLLLILGVLTVHSFPEGVAVGVAFADLGLGGGVELFGFAVPVLAVFMTVAISIHNVPEGVAISIPLRAMGVPNWRLVWWSVFSSLPQPVGAVIAFYFVNVAREFLPAGFGFAAGAMVFLVLTEFIPEAVALGDGLPKGGRPELVAGLVAGVSVMVPLLFV from the coding sequence ATGGTCGACATCGGAAGCTTCGCGTTCGTCTTCGTCGCCGGGTTGGTCACAGCGTTCGCGACGGGACTCGGGGCAGTTCCCTTCTTTTTCGTTCGCCACATCGGCGACCGGTGGAACGTCGTGCTCTGGGGCGTCGCGTCGGGAATCATGCTCTCGGCGTCCGTGTTCGGATTGGTGTTGGAAGCGCTCGGCGAGTACGTGCAGGTGTCTCTCGCGGGCGTCTCCGCCGACCCGATACCCGGGCGGACGCTCGTTCTGTTGAGTATCGGGCTGGTCGCGGGCGCGGTGCTCGTCTTCGTCGCGAACCACGTCATCGAGGTGACGGAGGTGCACCCGAAGCGGTACGAACAGGCGGACTTCAAGAAACTGCTTCTCATCCTCGGCGTCTTGACCGTCCACTCGTTTCCCGAGGGCGTCGCCGTCGGCGTCGCGTTCGCCGACTTGGGCCTCGGCGGCGGCGTCGAACTGTTCGGCTTCGCCGTACCCGTCCTCGCCGTCTTCATGACCGTCGCAATCTCCATCCACAACGTCCCGGAGGGCGTCGCCATCTCGATTCCCCTTCGCGCGATGGGCGTTCCGAACTGGCGACTCGTCTGGTGGTCCGTCTTCTCCAGTCTCCCGCAACCCGTCGGCGCGGTCATCGCGTTCTACTTCGTCAACGTCGCCCGGGAATTTCTCCCCGCGGGGTTCGGGTTCGCCGCCGGCGCGATGGTGTTTCTCGTCCTCACCGAGTTCATCCCCGAGGCGGTCGCTCTCGGAGACGGACTCCCGAAGGGCGGCCGCCCGGAACTCGTCGCGGGACTCGTCGCCGGCGTCTCCGTGATGGTCCCGTTGCTGTTCGTCTGA
- a CDS encoding DsrE family protein, with the protein MQTVVHLVSADETEQQTALNIVRNLVEDESGTIDDVAVVAQAGGIERVTTREDEGEEVENLLADGVEFKACSNTLQMKGLEESDLVGGIETVPEGAVEVTRLQTEGYAYIRP; encoded by the coding sequence ATGCAGACAGTAGTCCACCTCGTTTCGGCCGACGAAACAGAACAGCAGACGGCGCTCAACATCGTTCGGAACCTCGTCGAAGACGAGTCGGGGACGATAGACGACGTGGCCGTCGTCGCACAGGCGGGCGGGATAGAGCGGGTGACCACCCGCGAAGACGAGGGCGAGGAGGTCGAGAACCTCCTGGCCGACGGCGTCGAGTTCAAAGCCTGCAGCAACACGCTCCAGATGAAGGGCCTCGAAGAGTCAGACCTCGTCGGCGGTATCGAGACGGTGCCCGAGGGAGCGGTCGAAGTGACGCGCTTGCAGACCGAAGGCTACGCGTACATCCGGCCGTAG
- a CDS encoding acetate--CoA ligase family protein has translation MGELSELFVPERIAVVGATEREGSVGRAIMENLVDDFEGDVVPVNPKYDEVFGLPAVSGVGDSDADLAVVVVPPHIAVDVVENAGEAGISNVVVITAGFGETGTEGATREQELTAVAEEYDMNLVGPNSLGIMSTPKGMNATFGPENATEGSMSFMSQSGAFITAVLDWANDQGIGFKDVVSLGNKAVLDEADFVDTWGDDEDTDVIIGYLEGIDAGREFIDTARDVTKDTPIVLVKSGRTDAGAQAASSHTGTIAGSDKAYEAGLEQAGVIRAESVQGLFDAARVLENQPLPENDDIAVITNAGGPGVMTTDAVGDSRLSMAEFTDETLDTFSETLPEEGNIFNPVDIVGDADNERFREALDVALADENVGAALVLSCPTAVLDYAQLAEDTVELQEKHDKPVAACFMGGERVTSAAEVLTDAGIPNYFDPARAVGGLDSLARYRDISRRQYDDPVEFDVDRERARDILASVEDRDDTRLGVEAMDLLDAYGIDTPTGDIVDAPAAALEVAEEIDGDVVMKIVSPDILHKSDIGGVKVGVENENVYDAYEDLITRARNYQPDANIIGVQVQEMVDLDSGVETIVGTNKDPQFGPLLMFGLGGIFVEVLEDTTFRVAPVSESEATEMTEEIDSAPLLRGARGREPVDVEGVSETIQRLSQLVTDFPAILELDINPLVATPDGVKAVDVRLTVDPDQL, from the coding sequence ATGGGAGAGTTATCTGAGTTGTTCGTACCCGAACGCATCGCCGTGGTGGGTGCGACAGAGCGCGAAGGCTCCGTCGGTCGCGCCATCATGGAGAACCTCGTCGACGACTTCGAGGGGGACGTCGTCCCCGTCAACCCGAAGTACGACGAGGTGTTCGGCCTCCCGGCGGTGTCGGGCGTCGGCGACTCCGACGCCGACCTCGCTGTCGTCGTCGTCCCGCCGCACATCGCGGTGGACGTCGTCGAGAACGCGGGCGAGGCCGGTATCTCGAACGTCGTCGTCATCACCGCCGGGTTCGGAGAGACCGGAACCGAGGGCGCGACGCGAGAACAGGAACTGACCGCCGTCGCGGAGGAGTACGACATGAACCTCGTCGGTCCGAACAGCCTCGGCATCATGTCCACGCCGAAGGGGATGAACGCCACGTTCGGTCCCGAGAACGCGACGGAGGGCTCTATGTCCTTCATGAGCCAGTCGGGGGCGTTCATCACCGCGGTGCTCGATTGGGCCAACGACCAAGGCATCGGCTTCAAAGACGTCGTCTCGCTCGGAAACAAGGCCGTCTTGGACGAGGCGGACTTCGTGGACACGTGGGGCGACGACGAGGACACCGACGTCATCATCGGCTACCTCGAAGGCATAGACGCCGGGCGGGAGTTCATCGACACGGCGCGCGACGTGACGAAAGACACCCCCATCGTCCTCGTCAAGTCCGGCCGGACGGACGCCGGTGCGCAGGCCGCCTCCAGTCACACGGGGACCATCGCGGGGTCCGACAAGGCGTACGAGGCCGGTCTGGAACAGGCGGGCGTCATCCGCGCCGAGTCCGTGCAGGGACTGTTCGACGCCGCCCGGGTCCTGGAGAACCAACCGCTCCCCGAGAACGACGACATCGCCGTCATCACGAACGCGGGCGGCCCCGGCGTGATGACAACCGACGCCGTCGGCGACTCTCGGCTCTCTATGGCGGAGTTCACCGACGAGACGCTCGACACGTTCTCCGAGACGCTCCCCGAGGAGGGCAACATATTCAACCCCGTCGACATCGTCGGCGACGCCGACAACGAACGCTTCCGCGAGGCGTTGGACGTGGCTCTCGCGGACGAGAACGTCGGAGCGGCCCTCGTGTTGAGTTGTCCGACCGCCGTCCTCGACTACGCGCAACTCGCCGAGGACACCGTCGAACTCCAAGAGAAACACGACAAACCCGTCGCGGCCTGCTTCATGGGCGGGGAACGCGTCACGTCCGCCGCCGAGGTGCTCACCGACGCGGGCATCCCGAACTACTTCGACCCCGCCCGGGCCGTGGGCGGACTCGACTCGCTCGCGCGGTACCGCGACATCAGTCGGCGGCAGTACGACGACCCGGTCGAGTTCGACGTGGACCGAGAACGCGCCCGCGACATCCTCGCGAGCGTCGAGGACCGCGACGACACCCGCCTCGGCGTCGAGGCGATGGACCTGTTGGACGCGTACGGTATCGACACGCCGACGGGCGACATCGTGGACGCGCCCGCCGCCGCCCTCGAAGTCGCAGAGGAGATAGACGGCGACGTGGTGATGAAGATAGTCAGCCCCGACATCCTCCACAAATCCGACATCGGCGGCGTCAAAGTCGGCGTCGAAAACGAGAACGTCTACGACGCTTACGAGGACCTGATCACGCGGGCGCGGAACTACCAACCCGACGCCAACATCATCGGCGTGCAGGTCCAAGAGATGGTGGACTTAGACAGCGGCGTCGAGACCATCGTCGGCACGAACAAAGACCCGCAGTTCGGACCGCTACTCATGTTCGGCCTCGGCGGCATCTTCGTCGAAGTGCTGGAGGACACGACGTTCCGCGTCGCGCCCGTCTCCGAGTCCGAAGCCACGGAGATGACAGAAGAGATAGACTCAGCGCCGTTGCTGCGCGGCGCGCGGGGCCGGGAGCCAGTGGACGTCGAGGGCGTCTCGGAGACCATCCAACGCCTCTCGCAACTCGTCACGGACTTCCCGGCCATCCTCGAACTGGACATCAACCCGCTCGTCGCCACGCCCGACGGCGTCAAAGCCGTGGACGTGCGACTCACCGTCGACCCAGACCAACTGTAG
- a CDS encoding phosphotransacetylase family protein encodes MNSLLVTSTHESTGKTAVALALGQLAKERGLDVGYMKPKGTRLQSNVGKTLDRDPMLAREVLGLDAEMHQMEPVVYSPTFIDGAIRGQEDGEELGEIVDEYFGQLAEGKDLMLVEGGGVWSTGGIVDLTDVDVANRLDAGVVLVANYQKTADVDDVIAAAEQFGDRLTGVLFNGVTDAAFDELEQEVVPFLEGRGIPVLGVVPREQELAGVTVEGLADELGADLVTGGETEAYVERFLVGAMGGDAALRYFRRTKDAAVITGGDRSEIITAALEAPGVKTIILTGGHRPSGAVLGKAESKGVPVMMVNGDTLTVVDRAEDVIRSGRTRDERTVNRMRDLLFEHTDVDSLVGPANDPSDTSDADADGE; translated from the coding sequence ATGAACTCGCTACTCGTCACCTCGACCCACGAAAGTACCGGAAAGACGGCCGTCGCCCTCGCACTCGGCCAACTCGCGAAAGAACGCGGCCTCGACGTGGGCTACATGAAGCCCAAGGGCACGCGCCTGCAGTCGAACGTCGGCAAGACCCTCGACCGAGACCCGATGTTGGCGCGCGAAGTGCTCGGACTCGACGCCGAGATGCACCAGATGGAACCCGTCGTCTACTCGCCGACGTTCATCGACGGCGCGATTCGCGGCCAAGAAGACGGCGAGGAACTCGGCGAGATAGTCGACGAATACTTCGGCCAACTCGCGGAGGGCAAAGACCTCATGCTCGTCGAGGGCGGCGGCGTCTGGTCCACCGGCGGCATCGTCGACCTGACCGACGTAGACGTCGCGAACCGACTCGACGCGGGCGTCGTCCTCGTCGCCAACTACCAGAAGACGGCGGACGTAGACGACGTCATCGCGGCCGCAGAGCAGTTCGGCGACCGACTGACGGGCGTCCTCTTCAACGGCGTCACCGACGCCGCGTTCGACGAACTCGAACAGGAGGTCGTGCCGTTCCTCGAAGGCCGCGGCATCCCCGTCCTCGGCGTCGTCCCGCGAGAACAGGAACTGGCGGGCGTCACCGTCGAGGGACTCGCGGACGAACTCGGCGCTGACCTCGTCACCGGCGGCGAGACCGAGGCGTACGTCGAACGCTTCCTCGTCGGCGCGATGGGCGGCGACGCCGCCCTGCGCTACTTCCGGCGCACGAAGGACGCCGCGGTCATCACCGGTGGCGACCGGTCGGAGATAATCACCGCCGCACTCGAAGCCCCCGGCGTCAAGACCATCATCCTCACCGGCGGCCACCGGCCCTCGGGGGCCGTCCTCGGCAAGGCCGAATCGAAGGGCGTACCGGTCATGATGGTCAACGGCGACACGCTGACCGTCGTCGATCGCGCGGAGGACGTCATCCGGTCGGGCCGCACGCGCGACGAACGGACGGTGAACCGGATGCGCGACCTGCTCTTCGAACACACCGACGTGGACTCGCTCGTCGGTCCCGCGAACGACCCGTCCGACACCTCCGACGCCGACGCCGACGGCGAGTAA
- a CDS encoding DUF7545 family protein, giving the protein MVETELYTIEGPNGDVETIELPDGLVDVFAEQGEEPTSVVGDLVVQAFAQQSHVVVHHSEGDTAADLEELNDEMESIFEDRFGISLSEAMGHSH; this is encoded by the coding sequence ATGGTCGAAACCGAACTCTACACCATCGAAGGCCCGAACGGCGACGTCGAGACGATAGAACTGCCGGACGGTCTCGTCGACGTGTTCGCAGAACAGGGCGAGGAACCGACGAGCGTCGTCGGCGACTTGGTCGTGCAGGCGTTCGCACAGCAGTCACACGTCGTCGTCCACCACAGCGAAGGCGACACGGCGGCCGACTTAGAGGAACTCAACGACGAGATGGAGAGCATCTTCGAGGACCGGTTCGGCATCTCGCTCTCCGAGGCGATGGGCCACAGTCACTAA
- a CDS encoding putative manganese transporter, which translates to MSELLDIFLASVRDGFVQVSAFVAVTVLVFSYVQYRTDGRLVRRLEENRRAGPLVGALMGLTPGCGGAIVMMPLYVRGSVSFGTVVATLIATAGDSAFVLLALAPEAALYAYGIALVAAVCFGYAIDRFGLGVGRVDAAVASLRPALSDGGVAAPAVGNQAHHYADAEGCAADDGPARDSAFGRWVSRVALGAWWLSAAVALVVGVLYLVRGAPEVPLAVGLSYAGVFTAVGVAGTALSAFLYFVGRNYIGHGRVGGGRDTFESLAETGTHAAMETSFVTVWVVAAYLLYEYALVFSGVDIAAVAAAAGILAPIGGAALGLIPGCGPQIVLSAAYAEGAIPFSALVANAISQDGDALFPLIAIDKTAAVVASIYTTIPALFVGVAIHLTWTAVFGLPQFGFGVLG; encoded by the coding sequence ATGTCTGAACTGCTCGACATCTTCTTGGCGTCCGTCCGCGACGGCTTCGTGCAGGTGAGCGCGTTCGTCGCGGTGACGGTGCTCGTCTTCAGTTACGTGCAGTACCGGACCGACGGCCGCCTCGTCCGTCGGTTAGAGGAGAATCGCCGCGCCGGCCCCCTCGTCGGTGCGCTGATGGGACTTACGCCCGGGTGCGGGGGCGCTATCGTGATGATGCCGCTGTACGTCCGCGGTTCCGTCTCGTTCGGCACCGTCGTCGCGACACTCATCGCCACCGCGGGCGACTCGGCGTTCGTCCTGCTCGCACTCGCTCCGGAGGCGGCGCTGTACGCCTACGGCATCGCCCTCGTCGCCGCCGTCTGCTTCGGGTACGCGATAGACCGGTTCGGACTGGGCGTCGGGCGCGTCGACGCCGCGGTGGCGAGTCTCCGCCCGGCCCTCTCCGACGGTGGTGTGGCCGCGCCCGCGGTGGGCAACCAAGCCCACCACTACGCGGACGCGGAGGGGTGTGCCGCAGACGACGGACCGGCGCGCGACTCGGCGTTCGGACGATGGGTCAGTCGCGTCGCACTCGGCGCGTGGTGGCTTTCGGCGGCCGTCGCTCTCGTCGTGGGCGTCCTCTACTTGGTTCGCGGCGCGCCGGAGGTTCCGCTCGCGGTCGGTCTCTCTTACGCCGGCGTCTTCACCGCCGTCGGCGTCGCCGGGACGGCGCTGTCGGCGTTTCTCTACTTCGTCGGCCGAAACTACATCGGGCACGGACGCGTCGGCGGGGGCCGCGACACCTTCGAGAGCCTCGCCGAGACGGGGACGCACGCGGCGATGGAGACGTCGTTCGTCACCGTCTGGGTCGTCGCCGCCTACCTCCTCTACGAGTACGCTCTCGTCTTCTCGGGCGTCGACATCGCCGCCGTCGCCGCCGCCGCGGGGATTCTCGCCCCGATAGGGGGTGCGGCCCTCGGTCTCATCCCCGGGTGCGGTCCGCAGATCGTCCTCTCTGCGGCCTACGCCGAGGGTGCCATCCCCTTCTCCGCGCTGGTGGCCAACGCCATCAGTCAGGACGGCGACGCCCTGTTTCCGCTCATCGCCATCGACAAGACGGCCGCCGTGGTCGCGAGCATCTACACGACGATACCCGCCCTGTTCGTCGGCGTCGCCATCCACCTGACGTGGACGGCCGTCTTCGGCCTCCCGCAGTTCGGGTTCGGTGTCCTCGGATGA
- a CDS encoding DUF357 domain-containing protein, whose protein sequence is MSADLHEKTDRYEEMLADALAAADVAVPEGTPLAEAAEECREMARSYLEDGRHFRDADDWVNALASFSYGYGWLDAGVRMGLFDVPDDSHLFTM, encoded by the coding sequence ATGTCCGCTGACCTCCACGAGAAGACCGACCGTTACGAGGAGATGTTGGCCGACGCACTCGCGGCGGCGGACGTCGCCGTCCCCGAGGGGACGCCACTCGCCGAGGCGGCAGAGGAGTGCCGCGAGATGGCGCGTTCGTATCTCGAAGACGGCCGCCACTTCCGCGACGCCGACGACTGGGTGAACGCTCTGGCCTCCTTCTCGTACGGCTACGGCTGGTTGGACGCGGGCGTCCGGATGGGTCTGTTCGACGTGCCCGACGACTCTCACCTGTTTACGATGTGA
- a CDS encoding NAD(P)/FAD-dependent oxidoreductase — MSEDADDFVEHRRLIIAGSGISGLSAAIYAGRSNNDPLVFEGDEPGGQLTLTTEVDNYPGFPEGISGPELIQNMREQSERFGAEIRHGIVESVEGPDSEGRPFTLTLKNGDVYTADAIIAASGASARTLGVPGEDELMGYGLSTCATCDGAFFRDEKIVVVGGGDAAMEEANFLTKFASTVYLVHRREEFRAEDYWIDRVQEKVDDGEIELMLNTEVTELHGSPEEGIDRVTLVRHPEGHPTERLDDPETEEFDFDAGAVFYAIGHTPNADFLEGTGVERDADGYVKTKGGTDGGQTATDVPGIFGAGDVVDYHYQQAATAGGMGVKAALDADSYLEDVERDRRASEEPAAVESDD; from the coding sequence ATGAGCGAGGACGCTGACGATTTCGTCGAACATCGGAGACTGATCATCGCGGGATCGGGGATATCGGGACTTTCGGCGGCCATCTACGCCGGACGGTCGAACAACGACCCCCTCGTGTTCGAGGGTGACGAACCCGGCGGACAGTTGACGCTCACCACCGAGGTGGACAACTACCCGGGCTTTCCCGAGGGTATCTCCGGGCCCGAACTCATCCAGAACATGCGCGAACAGTCCGAGCGATTCGGCGCGGAGATTCGACACGGCATCGTCGAGTCCGTGGAGGGTCCCGACTCCGAGGGCCGCCCGTTCACGCTGACGCTGAAGAACGGCGACGTCTACACCGCAGACGCCATCATCGCCGCGTCGGGCGCGTCCGCCCGAACGCTCGGCGTCCCCGGCGAAGACGAACTGATGGGCTACGGTCTCTCTACGTGCGCCACCTGCGACGGCGCGTTCTTCCGCGACGAGAAGATAGTGGTCGTCGGCGGCGGCGACGCCGCCATGGAGGAGGCGAACTTCCTCACCAAGTTCGCCTCGACGGTGTATCTCGTCCACCGCCGCGAGGAGTTCCGCGCTGAGGACTACTGGATAGATCGCGTCCAAGAGAAAGTCGACGACGGCGAGATAGAACTGATGCTCAACACGGAGGTGACCGAACTCCACGGGTCGCCGGAGGAGGGCATAGACCGCGTCACCCTCGTCCGTCACCCCGAGGGCCACCCCACCGAGAGACTCGACGACCCGGAGACGGAGGAGTTCGACTTCGACGCGGGCGCTGTGTTCTACGCCATCGGCCACACGCCGAACGCGGACTTCCTCGAAGGGACGGGCGTCGAACGCGACGCCGACGGCTACGTGAAGACGAAAGGCGGCACCGACGGCGGGCAGACGGCGACGGACGTGCCCGGCATCTTCGGCGCGGGCGACGTGGTCGACTACCACTACCAGCAGGCCGCGACGGCGGGCGGCATGGGCGTGAAAGCGGCGCTCGACGCCGACAGCTATCTCGAAGACGTCGAACGCGACCGACGCGCGAGCGAGGAACCCGCCGCGGTCGAGTCGGACGACTGA
- a CDS encoding SOUL family heme-binding protein produces MVRKRTLAYGGIAAASLVAGTVARVVSERRSTPALSAETVETLGDAELRRYPATVAVETVAPSEHRAFGRLVRYASGNNDAETGLSALPTVVSEGERPPAASGSESADDAVRMAFYLPETYDVESTPRPSDPNVRVVERPARTLAVTPVPRWSVGNRVERARERLLSNLRGESRDIDVVGDPFVLRYDGPGASSSLRASEVAVEVRRVSATGAADG; encoded by the coding sequence ATGGTCCGAAAGCGGACGCTGGCGTACGGCGGTATCGCCGCCGCCTCCCTCGTCGCCGGAACCGTCGCGAGAGTCGTCTCCGAACGTCGTTCGACGCCCGCCCTCTCTGCGGAGACGGTCGAAACCCTCGGCGACGCGGAGTTGCGGCGCTACCCGGCGACGGTGGCCGTAGAGACCGTTGCGCCCTCCGAACACCGAGCGTTCGGCCGACTCGTCCGGTACGCCTCCGGGAACAACGACGCCGAGACGGGACTCTCTGCGCTTCCGACCGTCGTGAGCGAAGGCGAGAGGCCCCCCGCGGCGTCCGGGTCGGAATCTGCCGACGACGCCGTCCGGATGGCGTTCTATCTGCCCGAGACGTACGACGTCGAGTCGACCCCCCGTCCCTCGGACCCGAACGTGCGCGTGGTCGAACGGCCGGCGCGAACGCTCGCGGTGACTCCCGTCCCGCGGTGGTCCGTCGGCAACCGCGTCGAACGCGCGCGGGAGAGACTGCTCTCGAACCTGCGAGGAGAGAGCCGAGATATCGACGTGGTCGGCGACCCGTTCGTCCTGCGCTACGACGGCCCGGGGGCGTCGTCGTCGCTCCGGGCGAGCGAGGTTGCGGTGGAGGTGCGGCGAGTCTCCGCGACGGGCGCGGCGGACGGGTGA
- the cysS gene encoding cysteine--tRNA ligase — MTLSVTNTLTGEREEFEPRTGDDVLLYVCGLTVSDDAHLGHARLWMHADVMHRWLDHEGYDVHHVENFTDVNEKIAARIGDDELGDTESEVAERFTGNVIRDMRGLNLKRAEVYPRVSEHVPQIIDLVETLMEKGYAYESNGSVYFDVSAFDDYGKLSNQKVEEMESQGPADERSEKRNPADFALWKAGAVAPDDVAEHRPDGLDPVSEPCGDTWESPWGEGRPGWHIECSAMSMTHLDDTIDIHVGGRDLVFPHHENEVAQSEAATGQTFARYWLHVGLLQTEGDKMSSSLGNFFYVNDALAEFGVDVIRTFYLSTAYGSEQTFGEDEMAEARERWERLERAYEAARDAIDGVNAYATVEDDEFREAVETVRTDFRAAMNDDFNVREAMAALLELVRAVNRHLDERERYDYRALREAVETFDELGGDVFGLSLGDSGEGGDVSVAEDLVELVLSVREAEREAGNYERADELRDELTALGVEVQDSDDGPAFRFE, encoded by the coding sequence ATGACGCTGTCCGTGACCAACACCCTGACGGGCGAACGCGAGGAGTTCGAGCCACGAACAGGCGACGACGTGTTGCTCTACGTCTGTGGGCTCACGGTCTCGGACGACGCGCACCTCGGGCACGCCCGCCTCTGGATGCACGCCGACGTGATGCACCGATGGCTGGACCACGAGGGGTACGACGTCCACCACGTCGAGAACTTCACCGACGTGAACGAGAAGATAGCCGCCAGAATCGGCGACGACGAACTCGGAGACACCGAATCCGAAGTCGCAGAGCGGTTCACCGGGAACGTCATCCGCGACATGCGCGGGCTGAACCTCAAGCGCGCCGAAGTCTACCCCCGCGTCTCGGAACACGTTCCGCAGATAATCGACCTCGTCGAGACCCTGATGGAGAAGGGCTACGCCTACGAGTCGAACGGGTCCGTCTACTTCGACGTCTCGGCGTTCGACGACTACGGCAAACTCTCGAACCAGAAGGTAGAGGAGATGGAGTCCCAAGGCCCCGCGGACGAACGCTCCGAGAAGCGCAATCCGGCTGACTTCGCCCTCTGGAAGGCGGGTGCCGTTGCCCCCGACGACGTGGCCGAACACCGTCCAGACGGGTTAGACCCCGTCAGCGAACCGTGCGGCGACACGTGGGAGTCGCCGTGGGGCGAGGGCCGCCCGGGGTGGCACATCGAGTGCTCCGCGATGTCGATGACGCATCTGGACGACACCATAGACATCCACGTCGGCGGCCGCGACCTGGTCTTTCCCCACCACGAGAACGAGGTGGCCCAAAGCGAGGCGGCGACGGGCCAGACGTTCGCGCGCTACTGGCTTCACGTCGGCTTACTCCAGACCGAAGGCGACAAGATGTCCTCGTCTCTGGGGAACTTCTTCTACGTGAACGACGCTCTCGCGGAGTTCGGCGTGGACGTGATTCGGACGTTCTACCTCTCGACTGCGTACGGGTCCGAACAGACGTTCGGCGAGGACGAGATGGCGGAGGCCCGAGAGCGATGGGAGAGACTCGAACGGGCTTACGAGGCCGCACGCGACGCCATCGACGGCGTGAACGCCTACGCGACGGTCGAAGACGACGAGTTCCGCGAGGCGGTCGAAACCGTCCGGACCGACTTCCGAGCGGCGATGAACGACGACTTCAACGTGCGCGAGGCGATGGCGGCGCTTCTCGAACTCGTCCGGGCCGTCAACCGCCACCTCGACGAGAGAGAGCGGTACGACTACCGCGCGCTACGCGAGGCGGTCGAAACGTTCGACGAACTCGGCGGCGACGTGTTCGGCCTCTCTCTCGGCGATAGCGGCGAGGGCGGCGACGTCTCCGTCGCCGAGGACCTCGTCGAACTCGTCCTCTCGGTTCGCGAGGCGGAACGCGAGGCGGGGAACTACGAACGCGCGGACGAACTCCGCGACGAACTCACCGCACTCGGCGTGGAAGTGCAGGATTCGGACGACGGCCCGGCGTTCCGGTTCGAGTGA
- a CDS encoding SOUL family heme-binding protein — translation MVRTRALKWGVVAAASLGVGIAARSLYESRSTPDVPYETVGTLDGVELRRYPTAVVAETVAPSGNKAFRRLFRYIAGNNGSDAELSMTSPVATGDAARTARAPDGDDGESGADDAGETLPMTAPVETTRDADGVRMAFYLPESYDYESAPRPSDPNVRLVELPARTLAVKRFSWWATDRRVERQTDELLSTLRGDDAEVSVVGDPFLLRYDAPATPPFLRRNEVAVEVRRVASRSR, via the coding sequence ATGGTCCGAACACGTGCGCTGAAGTGGGGCGTCGTCGCCGCCGCCTCTCTCGGTGTCGGCATCGCCGCGCGGTCGCTCTACGAGAGTCGCTCCACGCCCGACGTGCCCTACGAGACGGTCGGTACGCTCGACGGCGTGGAACTACGTCGATACCCGACCGCGGTAGTCGCCGAAACCGTCGCTCCCTCGGGTAACAAGGCTTTCAGACGACTCTTTCGGTACATCGCCGGGAACAACGGCTCCGACGCGGAACTGTCGATGACGTCTCCCGTCGCGACCGGAGACGCGGCGCGAACCGCGCGCGCACCCGACGGCGACGACGGAGAGTCGGGTGCCGACGACGCGGGCGAGACACTGCCGATGACCGCGCCCGTGGAGACGACGCGCGACGCGGACGGCGTCAGGATGGCGTTCTACCTGCCGGAGTCGTACGACTACGAGTCCGCGCCTCGTCCCTCGGACCCGAACGTCCGCCTCGTCGAACTGCCGGCGCGAACGCTGGCGGTAAAGCGGTTCTCGTGGTGGGCGACCGACCGCCGGGTCGAACGACAGACGGACGAGTTGCTCTCGACTCTCCGCGGCGACGACGCCGAGGTCAGCGTGGTGGGCGACCCGTTCCTCCTGCGCTACGACGCGCCCGCGACGCCGCCGTTCCTCCGCCGGAACGAAGTCGCCGTCGAAGTCAGGCGAGTCGCCTCTCGGTCCCGGTGA